TGGTCCTCGTCACCAACGCGACCCTCCAACTGGACGCGTACCTCGCGCTGTTGGGCCTGACCGACCTCGCCGACGCGGTCGTGAGCAGCGCGGTGGAGCAGGTGGCCAAGCCCGACCCGGCCCTCTACCGCATCGCGGCGGAGCGAGCGGGCGTACCGATGGAGCGGTGCCTGTTCGTGGACGACCGCCAGGAGAACGTCGACGCGGCCGCCGCCCTCGGCATGACCACCGCCCTCTACCGCGAACCGGCGGATCTGCGGCGGGCGTTGGGGCCCTGCTCGGCGGAGGCCGACGGGGCGGACGGGGCGGCGCTCACCCCACGCTGACGCCCACGCCCTCAGCCGCGCGGCCGCGGCGGAGGCTCCAAGCCCGTCCGCAGCTGGACGAACGCCTCCTCGGCCGCCTGGACCGCTGCCGCGTAGACCCGGTCCGCGCTCTCCCCCGCGTCGATCCGCCGCCAGTTCTCCAGGGCCAGGATGCGCAGGACGGCGATGACCTGTCCGGCCGCGAGCCGGTCGGACAACCCGCCGCCGAGTGCGCGGGCCAGGGCCGCCTCGGAGCGGCCCTGGTAGGCGTGGAGACGGGCGACCAGGGACGGTGTTCCGTACAGCAGGCGCAGGAACGCCAGCACCTGCGGTACGTCGCAGAGGCCGGTCACCGGGTCGCGGCGGTCGAGGCCGTCGAGGAAGTGGCGGCGCAGGGCGTCCAGCGGGGTCTCGTCCGGGGAGCGGCCCGTGACCACCCGGGCCGCCTCGTCCTCGTGGTCGGCGAACCGGTGCAGGACCAAGTCCTCCTTGGCGGGGAAGTACCGGAAGAGCGTCGGCTTGGAGATGTCCGCCGCGGCCGCCACCTCCGCCACCGACACCTTGTCGAAGCCCCGCTCCAGGAACATCCTGATCGCCGCGTCGGAGACCGCCTGATAGGTCAACCGCTTCTTGCGCTCCCGAAGGCCGCCCGGCACCGGCCCGTCGCCGGAACCGGAATCGGAACGGTCGCCGTTCGCGGGGTTCTCTCCGTTCATGACCATGAAGCGTACGCGCCCGGACTCAGGCGGACCCGACGTCGTCGGCACAGGCGCGGGGGCCGCCGCCCGCCTTCCGGACCAGCGCCTCCACCCCGTCCAGCAGACGCTCCAGCCCGAAGGTGAACTCGTAGTCCGGGTCCTCCGGTTCGCTCATCGCCCCGGACTCCAGCAGCAGGGAGATCCCAGGGTGCCGGACGGGGTCGACCAGGCGCTTGAGGGTGCGCTCGTAGGACGCCGTCACCTCCTCGGGCGACACCCCGCGCGCGGTCACGGCAGCGGCCAGGTCGGACATCAAAAGCGCCTCGCTGCGGACGAAGTTGGAGACCAGCAGGACCACCGAGGTCTTGTCGCCCTCGCCGAGCCCGCTGCCTTCCAGCGCCTGGAGCCCCTGCTCCCACCAGGCCAGCGAGTTCGGGGTGGCGGGCGGGCCCCCGACGGGGATCCGGAGCAGCCAGAGGTGGGCGTGGAACCGGTCCCGCTGCGCGGACGCCCACTCGGCCAGCGCCTCCCGCCACCCCGCGCCGGACTCCAGGGCGGACAGCGGTTCCGGGGGGCCGAAGGCGGCCTCCTGCATCAGGACGTACAGCTCGTCCTTGGCGGAGACGTACCGGTACAGCGACATCGTGGACGCGCCGAGCTCCTGCGCGACCCGGCCCATCGACACGGCCGCGAGCCCGTCGGCCGACGCGACGTCCACCGCCGCGGCCACGATCCGCTCCAGGCTCAGACCGGGCTTCGGGCCCTTCGCCGGGCGGTCCCGCAGCCCCCAGGCCGCCTCCAGGCTGGCCGGCAGGTCGCCGCCGCCCGAGCTGCTCTTCTCCGCCACCGCATCCCCTTCGCCCGGCTCCCGGTGTCCGAGGCCGTGCCCCGTGCCCGCGTACGCCTTGACCCCATCCTAGAGATGCGTAAGGCTTACGCAATAACGCGTATGCCATACGCAGAAGGGGGTCCGGACATGACCGACCCGATCCGGCCGAGCGGACACGCCACCGCCACCATCGAGGCGCACGGCCTCACCAAGTCCTACGGGAAGCCCGCCGTCCGGGTTCTCGACGGCATCGATCTCCAGGTCGGACGCGGCACCGTCTTCGCCCTGCTGGGGCCGAACGGCGCGGGCAA
This sequence is a window from Streptomyces parvus. Protein-coding genes within it:
- a CDS encoding TetR/AcrR family transcriptional regulator; this encodes MVMNGENPANGDRSDSGSGDGPVPGGLRERKKRLTYQAVSDAAIRMFLERGFDKVSVAEVAAAADISKPTLFRYFPAKEDLVLHRFADHEDEAARVVTGRSPDETPLDALRRHFLDGLDRRDPVTGLCDVPQVLAFLRLLYGTPSLVARLHAYQGRSEAALARALGGGLSDRLAAGQVIAVLRILALENWRRIDAGESADRVYAAAVQAAEEAFVQLRTGLEPPPRPRG
- a CDS encoding TetR/AcrR family transcriptional regulator; the encoded protein is MAEKSSSGGGDLPASLEAAWGLRDRPAKGPKPGLSLERIVAAAVDVASADGLAAVSMGRVAQELGASTMSLYRYVSAKDELYVLMQEAAFGPPEPLSALESGAGWREALAEWASAQRDRFHAHLWLLRIPVGGPPATPNSLAWWEQGLQALEGSGLGEGDKTSVVLLVSNFVRSEALLMSDLAAAVTARGVSPEEVTASYERTLKRLVDPVRHPGISLLLESGAMSEPEDPDYEFTFGLERLLDGVEALVRKAGGGPRACADDVGSA